In Salarias fasciatus chromosome 20, fSalaFa1.1, whole genome shotgun sequence, a single window of DNA contains:
- the ttpal gene encoding alpha-tocopherol transfer protein-like: MADQHDSLTHSCPPVDPSAAAGHSWFPGPPPPIYSCTLTPELVAKAREELQEKPEWRLRDVQALRDMILKEQPNLRTRLDDAFLLRFLRARKFDYDRALQLLLNYHAGRKAWPEVFQDLKPSTVKHVLDLGFLTVLPQPDPNGRYILCLRPGKWKPNDYPFVDNVRAIYLTLEKLIQPEETQVNGLVILADYTGVGMSQASNPGPFLAKKVVSILQDGFPIRIKAVNIINEPRIFKGIFAIIKPFLKEKMAERYILHGSDLRSLHRSIPRSVLPEEYGGTAGQLDMRAWSRLLLDCEEEFIVEFCQPDPLEGVELPDSMLFEGQQASGQDEDTFRGLRSQLYYCY; encoded by the exons ATGGCCGATCAGCATGACTCCCTCACCCACAGTTGTCCTCCAGTGGACCCGTCCGCAGCTGCAGGACACAGCTGGTTCCCCGGACCCCCTCCACCCATCTATTCCTGTACCCTGACCCCTGAGCTGGTGGCCAAGGCGCGAGAGGAGCTCCAGGAAAAGCCAGAGTGGCGTCTTCGGGATGTCCAGGCACTGAGAGACATGATCCTTAAG GAGCAGCCCAACCTCAGGACCCGCCTGGACGATGCATTCCTGCTGCGTTTCCTGCGGGCCAGGAAGTTCGATTATGACCgagccctgcagctcctgctgaatTACCACGCGGGCCGTAAGGCCTGGCCAGAGGTGTTCCAGGACCTGAAGCCGTCCACAGTGAAACACGTCTTGGATCTGGGCTTCCTCACAGTCCTGCCTCAGCCGGACCCCAACGGGAGATACATCCTGTGTCTCCGTCCAG GGAAATGGAAACCAAATGACTACCCTTTCGTCGACAACGTGCGTGCCATTTATCTGACTTTGGAGAAGTTGATTCAACCGGAGGAAACTCAAGTGAACGGCCTCGTCATCTTAGCTGACTACACTGGGGTGGGAATGTCACAAGCATCCAATCCAGGCCCGTTCCTTGCCAAGAAAGTAGTGAGCATCCTCCAG GATGGATTTCCAATCAGGATCAAGGCCGTTAACATCATTAATGAACCCAGGATTTTCAAAGGCATCTTTGCTATAATTAAACCCTTCCTGAAGGAGAAGATGGCAGAGAGG TACATCCTCCACGGCTCGGACCTGCGCTCGCTGCACCGCAGCATCCCCCGGTCGGTGCTGCCGGAGGAGTACGGCGGCACGGCGGGCCAGCTGGACATGCGCGCCTGGTCGAGACTCCTGCTGGACTGTGAGGAGGAGTTCATCGTGGAGTTCTGCCAGCCGGATCCACTAGAGGGCGTGGAGCTCCCAGACTCCATGCTGTTTGAGGGCCAGCAGGCCTCGGGACAGGATGAGGACACCTTCAGGGGGCTGCGCTCGCAGCTGTACTACTGTTACTGA